One region of Caldimonas thermodepolymerans genomic DNA includes:
- a CDS encoding DUF2917 domain-containing protein, translated as MRFLSLDLWSLPSWLGRGARRTARPEVRAATLSYEAWNRAGPGGRRTTPLPAGFTFEPHGCRVLVLRPSVALVLGCTQGTLWVTRHLDVEDHVLHAGATLAVRAGDVVVVTGTRARLSVTAAGGRRT; from the coding sequence ATGCGTTTCCTTTCCCTTGATCTGTGGTCCCTGCCGTCCTGGCTGGGGCGGGGCGCGCGCCGCACGGCGCGGCCCGAGGTCCGTGCGGCGACGCTGAGCTACGAGGCGTGGAACCGGGCGGGCCCGGGCGGGCGCCGCACGACGCCGTTGCCGGCCGGCTTCACGTTCGAGCCGCACGGCTGCCGGGTGCTGGTGCTGCGCCCGTCCGTCGCGCTGGTGCTGGGCTGCACCCAGGGCACGTTGTGGGTGACGCGGCACCTGGACGTCGAGGACCACGTGCTGCACGCCGGCGCGACGCTCGCGGTGCGCGCCGGCGACGTGGTCGTCGTCACCGGCACCCGCGCGCGGCTGTCGGTCACGGCCGCCGGAGGGAGGCGCACATGA
- a CDS encoding CmcJ/NvfI family oxidoreductase — MTSILEERRHATTGHGGVVARLSYVLPDGTTPVSYAYPPPDGHPWESARFEDVPMHIADARRAAGLPSLHECGFALFDAPSAVRDFEDPAELRARYEPELVELALAATQGRAAWVFDHLVRKRDPAQPTLSFGRTVRGSAPTANGRVHNDYTEASGQRRLRLVLADEALAGAVARYCIVNVWRPLAHPVLDAPLAVCDARSVTPGDAVVGEVRYPRRRGEIYLYRHAARHRWYYYPGMRPHETLVFKQYDSAEGVARYTPHAAFELPDIPPGTPPRQSIEARILVVMEWRQP; from the coding sequence ATGACATCGATCCTGGAGGAACGGCGGCACGCGACGACCGGGCATGGCGGGGTCGTCGCCCGGCTGAGCTACGTGCTGCCCGATGGCACCACCCCGGTGTCGTACGCCTATCCCCCGCCCGACGGGCACCCGTGGGAAAGTGCGCGCTTCGAGGACGTGCCCATGCACATCGCCGACGCGCGCCGCGCAGCCGGGCTGCCCTCGCTGCACGAATGCGGGTTCGCGCTGTTCGACGCCCCCAGCGCGGTGCGCGATTTCGAGGACCCGGCCGAGCTGCGTGCACGGTACGAGCCGGAGCTGGTCGAGCTGGCCCTGGCCGCCACGCAGGGCCGTGCGGCCTGGGTGTTCGACCACCTGGTGCGCAAGCGCGACCCCGCGCAGCCGACGCTCAGCTTCGGCCGCACGGTGCGCGGCAGCGCGCCGACCGCCAACGGGCGGGTGCACAACGACTACACGGAAGCCTCCGGGCAACGCCGGCTGAGGCTGGTGCTGGCCGACGAGGCCCTGGCCGGGGCCGTGGCGCGCTACTGCATCGTCAACGTCTGGCGCCCGCTGGCGCACCCGGTGCTCGATGCGCCGCTGGCGGTGTGCGACGCCCGCTCGGTGACCCCCGGCGACGCCGTGGTCGGCGAGGTGCGCTACCCGCGGCGGCGTGGCGAGATCTACCTGTACCGGCACGCGGCCCGGCACCGCTGGTATTACTACCCCGGGATGCGCCCGCACGAGACGCTGGTGTTCAAGCAGTACGACTCCGCCGAAGGCGTGGCCCGCTACACCCCGCATGCGGCGTTCGAGCTGCCCGACATCCCGCCGGGCACCCCGCCGCGGCAGAGCATCGAGGCGCGCATCCTGGTCGTGATGGAGTGGAGGCAGCCATGA
- a CDS encoding MFS transporter: MSTSFAAPAAGHPYHALTWRLLAALGLSQLIAWGTLHYLIAVFAAAIAAEMHWSSARVQTGFALAMLVMAACSYTVGRWIDERGGRLPLMSGCWIGALGCTVLAAVDRYPVYLSAWVLIGLGMRLALYDAVFATLAGIAGTAAQRAISVVTIMGGLASTVFWPLGQHLLERFGWRGALLCYAGFLLACSLLHLAVPKVARRPAQAGPATGAVASHPPTQPAVAWLYTYCAAGVVFLQTGMAAHFIELLRHAGWSAGDAVWLATLFGAGQFCGRATIALWAFRFNPVALNLVPAVLLVVSIATYLGGGGLMAGATTFAFLYGLSNGTATYTRGAMPLVLFDPAKYGRTVGLMLKPALALSAVAPVAFGHGIDRWSAHGLATGILVLALSLLAASAALYRLAPRPAVT; this comes from the coding sequence ATGAGCACCTCCTTCGCCGCGCCGGCCGCAGGCCACCCCTACCACGCGCTGACCTGGCGGCTGCTGGCCGCCCTGGGCCTGTCGCAGCTGATCGCCTGGGGCACGCTGCACTACCTGATCGCGGTGTTCGCTGCCGCGATCGCCGCGGAGATGCACTGGAGCAGCGCCCGCGTGCAGACCGGCTTCGCCCTGGCAATGCTGGTGATGGCGGCCTGCTCCTATACCGTGGGCCGCTGGATCGACGAGCGCGGCGGGCGACTGCCGCTGATGAGCGGCTGCTGGATCGGCGCGCTGGGCTGCACCGTGCTGGCGGCAGTCGACCGCTACCCGGTGTACCTGTCGGCCTGGGTCCTGATCGGGCTGGGCATGCGGCTGGCGCTGTACGACGCGGTGTTCGCGACGCTGGCCGGCATCGCGGGGACGGCGGCGCAGCGCGCGATCTCGGTGGTGACGATCATGGGCGGGCTGGCCTCCACCGTGTTCTGGCCGCTCGGCCAGCACCTGCTGGAGCGCTTCGGCTGGCGCGGCGCGCTGCTGTGCTACGCCGGCTTCCTGCTCGCCTGCTCGCTGCTGCACCTGGCGGTGCCGAAGGTCGCGCGCCGGCCCGCGCAGGCCGGCCCGGCCACGGGCGCCGTGGCCAGCCATCCGCCCACGCAGCCGGCCGTCGCCTGGCTCTACACCTACTGCGCCGCGGGGGTGGTGTTCCTGCAGACCGGCATGGCGGCCCACTTCATCGAGCTGCTGCGGCATGCCGGCTGGAGCGCCGGCGATGCGGTCTGGCTGGCCACGCTGTTCGGCGCAGGCCAGTTCTGCGGCCGCGCGACGATCGCCCTGTGGGCCTTCCGCTTCAACCCGGTGGCGCTGAACCTGGTGCCCGCGGTGCTGCTGGTCGTCTCGATCGCCACCTACCTCGGCGGCGGCGGGCTGATGGCCGGGGCGACGACCTTCGCGTTCCTCTACGGCCTGAGCAACGGCACGGCCACCTACACCCGCGGCGCGATGCCGCTGGTGCTGTTCGATCCGGCGAAGTACGGCCGCACCGTCGGGCTGATGCTCAAGCCCGCGCTGGCGCTGTCGGCCGTGGCGCCGGTGGCCTTCGGTCACGGCATCGACCGCTGGAGCGCGCACGGGCTCGCCACCGGCATCCTGGTGCTGGCGCTGTCGCTGCTCGCGGCGTCCGCCGCCCTGTACCGCCTTGCGCCCCGTCCGGCCGTGACCTAG
- the miaB gene encoding tRNA (N6-isopentenyl adenosine(37)-C2)-methylthiotransferase MiaB, with translation MSKKVYIKTFGCQMNEYDSDKMADVLAAAQGYEPTQDPEEADLILFNTCSVREKAQEKVFSDLGRFKHLKKKGVKIGVGGCVASQEGAAIIERAPYVDVVFGPQTLHRLPEMLAKREQQGRPQVDISFPEIEKFDHLPPAKVEGASAFVSIMEGCSKYCSYCVVPYTRGEEVSRPFEDVLVEVAGLADQGVKEVTLLGQNVNAYRGKMGDTDEIADFALLIEYIAEIPGIERIRYTTSHPNEFTQRLIDVYAKVPQLVNHLHLPVQHGSDRILAAMKRGYTALEYKSTIRKLRAVRPDISLSSDFIVGFPGETEEDFAKLMKLVEDVGYDSSFSFIFSPRPGTPAAALHDDTPKEVKLRRLQQLQAALEANVRRISESRVGTVQRILVEGPSKKDPGELMGRTECNRIVNFPGGPNAQRLVGQMIDVRITQALPHSLRGEVVVKEQVAA, from the coding sequence ATGAGCAAGAAGGTCTACATCAAGACGTTCGGCTGCCAGATGAACGAGTACGACTCGGACAAGATGGCCGACGTGCTCGCCGCCGCGCAGGGCTACGAGCCGACGCAGGACCCGGAGGAAGCCGACCTGATCCTGTTCAACACCTGCTCGGTGCGCGAGAAGGCGCAGGAGAAGGTGTTCAGCGACCTCGGCCGCTTCAAGCACCTAAAGAAGAAGGGCGTGAAGATCGGCGTCGGCGGCTGCGTGGCCAGCCAGGAAGGTGCGGCCATCATCGAGCGCGCGCCCTACGTGGACGTGGTGTTCGGTCCCCAGACCCTGCACCGCCTGCCCGAGATGCTGGCCAAGCGGGAACAGCAGGGCCGCCCGCAGGTGGACATCTCCTTCCCCGAGATCGAGAAGTTCGACCACCTGCCGCCGGCCAAGGTCGAGGGCGCCTCGGCCTTCGTCTCGATCATGGAAGGCTGCTCCAAGTACTGCAGCTACTGCGTCGTGCCCTACACCCGTGGCGAGGAGGTCTCGCGCCCCTTCGAGGACGTGCTGGTGGAGGTCGCCGGCCTGGCCGACCAGGGCGTCAAGGAAGTGACGCTGCTGGGGCAGAACGTCAACGCCTACCGCGGGAAGATGGGCGACACCGACGAGATCGCCGACTTCGCGCTGCTGATCGAGTACATCGCCGAGATCCCCGGCATCGAGCGCATCCGCTACACCACCAGCCACCCGAACGAGTTCACGCAGCGCCTGATCGACGTCTACGCCAAGGTGCCGCAGCTGGTGAACCACCTGCACCTGCCGGTGCAGCATGGCAGCGACCGCATCCTCGCCGCGATGAAGCGCGGCTACACCGCGCTCGAGTACAAGAGCACGATCCGCAAGCTGCGCGCCGTGCGCCCGGACATCAGCCTGTCGAGCGACTTCATCGTCGGCTTCCCCGGCGAGACCGAGGAGGACTTCGCCAAGCTGATGAAGCTGGTCGAGGACGTCGGCTACGACAGCTCCTTCAGCTTCATCTTCAGCCCGCGCCCCGGCACGCCGGCCGCGGCGCTGCACGACGACACGCCCAAGGAGGTCAAGCTGCGCCGCCTGCAACAGCTGCAGGCCGCGCTGGAGGCCAACGTGCGCCGCATCAGCGAAAGCCGCGTGGGCACCGTGCAGCGCATCCTGGTCGAGGGCCCGTCGAAGAAGGACCCGGGCGAGCTGATGGGCCGCACCGAGTGCAACCGCATCGTCAACTTCCCCGGCGGCCCGAACGCGCAGCGCCTGGTCGGCCAGATGATCGACGTGCGCATCACCCAGGCCCTGCCGCACTCGCTGCGCGGCGAGGTGGTGGTCAAGGAGCAGGTCGCGGCCTGA
- a CDS encoding LysR substrate-binding domain-containing protein: MSLPLVRLPSLDLIKGFVAVGRQMSITQAADELCLTQSAVSKQIRTLEEALGVPLFHRGYRSLAFTEHGELLFKVADACVQQLQSVVGLMAVQRPRPVTVTMSTSVAALWMLPRLGDFLAAHPDVDVRFAATNTVLEVGGDVDLAIRYCAPRHAPIGAIRLFGETIAPVAHPAIDPRCLDTREALAAVNLLEFDYPGRPWLHWADWLAARGWSTASAKAVLRFNQYEQMVQAALAGQGVALGRLELLQAPLRAGQLRLLEGPRVAPFDSGQAFWLIGAGDDVPDPVRRVADWILHCAQEVRTAAWAPLP; this comes from the coding sequence ATGTCGCTGCCGCTGGTCCGGCTGCCGTCGCTGGACCTGATCAAGGGCTTCGTCGCGGTGGGCCGGCAGATGAGCATCACGCAGGCGGCCGACGAGCTGTGCCTGACCCAGTCGGCGGTGTCCAAGCAGATCCGCACGCTGGAGGAGGCGCTGGGCGTGCCGCTGTTCCATCGCGGTTACCGCAGCCTCGCGTTCACCGAGCACGGCGAGCTGCTGTTCAAGGTGGCCGATGCCTGCGTGCAGCAGCTGCAGTCGGTGGTGGGGCTGATGGCCGTGCAGCGACCCAGGCCGGTCACCGTCACGATGAGCACCAGCGTGGCGGCGCTGTGGATGCTGCCGCGGCTGGGCGACTTCCTTGCCGCCCATCCGGACGTGGACGTGCGGTTTGCGGCCACCAACACCGTGCTGGAGGTGGGCGGCGACGTGGACCTGGCCATCCGTTACTGTGCCCCGCGGCATGCGCCGATCGGCGCGATCCGGCTGTTCGGCGAGACCATCGCGCCGGTGGCCCATCCGGCGATCGATCCCCGTTGCCTGGACACGCGCGAGGCGCTGGCGGCGGTCAACCTGCTGGAGTTCGACTACCCCGGCCGCCCCTGGCTGCACTGGGCCGACTGGCTGGCCGCGCGCGGCTGGAGCACCGCCAGCGCCAAGGCGGTGCTGCGCTTCAACCAGTACGAGCAGATGGTGCAGGCGGCGTTGGCCGGGCAGGGCGTGGCGCTGGGGCGGCTGGAGCTGCTGCAGGCGCCGCTGCGCGCCGGCCAGCTGCGGCTGCTCGAGGGGCCGCGCGTCGCGCCGTTCGACAGCGGCCAGGCCTTCTGGCTGATCGGCGCAGGCGACGACGTGCCCGACCCGGTGCGACGCGTGGCCGACTGGATCCTCCATTGCGCGCAGGAGGTGCGCACCGCCGCCTGGGCGCCGTTGCCATGA
- a CDS encoding 2-hydroxychromene-2-carboxylate isomerase produces MTPRPVLEFWFDFGSNYSYLAAMRIDRLAARAGVQVAWKPFLLGPVFRALGWPSSPSVVQREKGRYVWRDMEREAARLGLPFRRPSQFPRAALLAHRVAVAADGQPWLPEFCQALFLRNFAADQDIEDMEAVSEVLSAVGQHSGVWIERAQQEDVKLRLRRQTEEAQARGIFGAPTFFVADEMFWGNDRLEQALAWATGEAGRPER; encoded by the coding sequence ATGACGCCACGTCCCGTGCTCGAGTTCTGGTTCGACTTCGGCAGCAACTACAGCTACCTGGCCGCAATGCGCATCGACCGGCTGGCCGCCCGGGCCGGCGTGCAGGTCGCGTGGAAGCCGTTCCTGCTCGGCCCCGTGTTCCGTGCGCTCGGATGGCCCTCCTCGCCCTCCGTGGTGCAGCGCGAGAAGGGCCGCTACGTCTGGCGCGACATGGAACGCGAAGCCGCCCGCCTGGGCCTGCCGTTTCGCCGGCCCAGCCAGTTCCCGCGCGCCGCGCTGCTCGCGCACCGCGTCGCCGTGGCGGCCGACGGCCAGCCCTGGCTGCCGGAGTTCTGCCAGGCCCTGTTCCTGCGCAACTTCGCCGCCGACCAGGACATCGAGGACATGGAGGCGGTCAGCGAGGTGCTGTCGGCCGTCGGCCAGCATTCGGGCGTGTGGATCGAGCGCGCGCAGCAGGAAGACGTCAAGCTGCGCCTGCGCCGCCAGACCGAGGAAGCGCAGGCGCGCGGCATCTTCGGCGCGCCGACCTTCTTCGTCGCGGACGAGATGTTCTGGGGCAACGACCGCCTGGAGCAGGCCCTGGCCTGGGCGACCGGCGAGGCCGGACGCCCGGAGCGCTGA
- the hemA gene encoding glutamyl-tRNA reductase: MSVFALGLNHTTAPVDLRGRFAFTLDQLGPTLRSLRERFSLRPEAALISTCNRTELYCAAPSDLVRPAMDWLAGLGGISGTELARHTYVLEDGQAARHAFRVASGLDSMVLGEPQILGQMKQAVREADAAGTLGTTLHQLFQRSFAVAKEVRTSTEIGAHSISMAAAAVRLAGQLFEDLRDVKVLFVGAGEMIELAATHFAAKSPKAMAVANRTLERGEKLATRFGAEAMRMADLPSRLAEFDVVVSCTASSLPIIGLGAVERALKARKHRPMFMVDLAVPRDIEPEVAQLDDVYLYTVDDLSAVVQTAGEKRQAAVAQAEAIIETGVQSFVHWLDQRATVPLIQALNAQADAWRDIELARARKALARGEDIDTVLEALSRGLTQKMLHGALAELRSADAQHREQLADTVARLFLRGTSRPCGRR; the protein is encoded by the coding sequence ATGAGCGTCTTCGCCCTCGGCCTGAACCACACGACCGCTCCCGTCGACCTGCGGGGGCGGTTTGCGTTCACGCTCGACCAGCTCGGGCCGACGCTGCGCAGCCTGCGCGAGCGCTTCAGCCTGCGCCCGGAAGCGGCGCTGATCTCCACCTGCAACCGCACCGAGCTGTACTGCGCGGCTCCGTCCGACCTGGTGCGCCCGGCCATGGACTGGCTGGCGGGCTTGGGTGGCATCTCCGGCACCGAACTGGCCCGGCACACCTACGTGCTCGAGGATGGCCAGGCGGCGCGCCACGCGTTCCGTGTGGCCAGCGGGCTGGACTCGATGGTGCTGGGCGAGCCGCAGATCCTCGGCCAGATGAAGCAGGCCGTGCGCGAGGCCGACGCCGCCGGCACGCTGGGCACCACGCTGCACCAGCTGTTCCAGCGTTCCTTCGCGGTGGCCAAGGAAGTGCGCACCTCCACCGAGATCGGCGCGCATTCGATCAGCATGGCCGCCGCCGCGGTGCGGCTGGCCGGGCAGCTGTTCGAGGACTTGCGCGACGTCAAGGTGCTGTTCGTCGGCGCCGGCGAGATGATCGAGCTGGCCGCCACGCACTTCGCCGCCAAGTCGCCCAAGGCCATGGCCGTGGCCAACCGCACGCTGGAGCGCGGCGAGAAGCTCGCCACCCGCTTCGGCGCCGAGGCGATGCGCATGGCCGACCTGCCGTCGCGCCTGGCCGAGTTCGACGTGGTGGTCTCCTGCACCGCGAGCTCGCTGCCGATCATCGGCCTCGGCGCGGTCGAACGGGCGCTGAAGGCCCGCAAGCACCGCCCGATGTTCATGGTCGACCTGGCCGTGCCGCGCGACATCGAGCCCGAGGTCGCGCAACTGGACGACGTCTACCTGTATACCGTGGACGACCTGTCCGCGGTGGTGCAGACCGCCGGCGAGAAGCGCCAGGCGGCCGTCGCCCAGGCCGAAGCCATCATCGAGACCGGAGTGCAGAGCTTCGTCCACTGGCTGGACCAGCGCGCCACCGTGCCGCTGATCCAGGCACTCAACGCCCAGGCCGATGCCTGGCGCGACATCGAGCTCGCGCGTGCACGCAAGGCCCTGGCACGCGGCGAGGACATCGACACCGTGCTGGAAGCCCTGTCGCGCGGGCTGACCCAGAAGATGCTGCACGGCGCGCTGGCCGAACTGCGCAGCGCCGATGCGCAACACCGCGAGCAGCTGGCCGACACCGTCGCGCGGCTGTTCCTGCGCGGCACCTCCCGCCCCTGCGGCCGCCGTTAG
- a CDS encoding MFS transporter, protein MSAASSRLSGALVATLVAASFISLMSFGVRAAFGLFTAPLPPDLGITREAYSLAIAVQNLCWGVTQPFAGHLTDRFGARRVMLVGALLYLAGILGLMVSGTALHVLLSAGVLVGVGMGGASFSTALAALGRVMPESHRSWALGVGTAAGSLGQFVIVPLVQACIDLGAHWSAGAGCMAAGIASILVAAWFVREVPAAGGAAAVPAASARTVLGGAFAHRSYVWLVLGFFVCGFQLAFITTHFPAYLGDLGVSASLSSWAVAMIGLFNVLGAYLAGTLGGRWGKKPLLVWIYLVRGALIAGFVLLPVSTATVLGFGAGMGLLWLSTVPLTSGLVATFFGTRYMGMLFGIAFFSHQVGSFLGVSLAGAVYQRTGSYDAMWWGCVALSLLAAVANLPVREQPAERFLRLAGAR, encoded by the coding sequence ATGAGCGCCGCGTCCTCCCGCCTGTCCGGCGCGCTGGTGGCGACCCTGGTGGCGGCCAGCTTCATCTCGCTGATGTCCTTCGGCGTGCGCGCGGCGTTCGGCCTGTTCACCGCGCCGCTGCCGCCGGACCTCGGCATCACGCGCGAGGCGTACTCGCTCGCGATCGCGGTGCAGAACCTGTGCTGGGGCGTGACGCAGCCGTTTGCCGGCCACCTGACCGACCGCTTCGGGGCGCGCCGGGTGATGCTGGTCGGCGCGCTGCTGTACCTGGCCGGCATCCTCGGGTTGATGGTGTCCGGGACCGCGCTGCACGTGCTGCTGAGCGCGGGCGTGCTGGTCGGCGTCGGCATGGGCGGGGCCTCGTTCTCGACCGCGCTGGCCGCGCTGGGCCGGGTGATGCCGGAATCGCACCGCTCGTGGGCGCTCGGGGTCGGCACCGCCGCGGGATCGCTGGGGCAGTTCGTGATCGTCCCGCTGGTGCAGGCCTGCATCGACCTGGGTGCGCACTGGTCCGCGGGCGCGGGCTGCATGGCCGCGGGCATCGCTTCCATCCTGGTGGCCGCGTGGTTCGTCCGCGAGGTGCCCGCCGCGGGGGGCGCCGCCGCCGTGCCGGCGGCCTCGGCGCGGACGGTGCTGGGCGGGGCGTTCGCGCACCGCAGCTACGTCTGGCTGGTGCTGGGCTTCTTCGTCTGCGGCTTTCAGCTCGCCTTCATCACGACGCACTTTCCCGCCTACCTCGGTGACCTGGGTGTCTCGGCCAGCCTGTCGTCCTGGGCGGTGGCGATGATCGGGCTGTTCAACGTGCTGGGCGCCTACCTGGCCGGCACGCTGGGCGGCCGCTGGGGCAAGAAGCCGCTGCTGGTGTGGATCTACCTGGTGCGCGGCGCGCTGATCGCCGGCTTCGTGCTGCTGCCGGTGTCGACCGCGACGGTGCTCGGCTTCGGCGCAGGCATGGGGCTGCTGTGGCTGTCGACCGTGCCGCTCACCTCGGGCCTGGTGGCGACCTTCTTCGGCACGCGCTACATGGGCATGCTGTTCGGCATCGCCTTCTTCAGCCACCAGGTCGGCTCCTTCCTGGGCGTGTCGCTCGCGGGTGCGGTGTACCAGCGCACCGGCTCGTACGACGCGATGTGGTGGGGCTGCGTCGCGCTGTCGCTGCTGGCGGCGGTGGCGAACCTGCCGGTACGCGAGCAGCCTGCCGAGCGCTTCCTGCGCCTGGCGGGTGCGCGCTGA